A stretch of DNA from Manihot esculenta cultivar AM560-2 chromosome 7, M.esculenta_v8, whole genome shotgun sequence:
tcggccgccgaacatgcatggctttcggtttcacgtgtgggcgccaaaggtggtctggccagccacctataaaaggccctcagtcggttgaaaggataactcttgccgttttctttcactttctgaggtgagaccttgTCCTTCTGAagcttttcttcatgttttcattaaatcttgcaaagatttgattgatttttatgttattttgaaggttttgagctaaaacttgagattttgaagtttggagcgtttgaaggagagttgctccaaaactccatgttaggatcgttcatcttcttggtttcaagaggtaagtgaagatcctgagcttgtgtttatattttctgaaggttttagaaggtttttgggtagagttgcatgcatAGGGTAAaaagtgaggtttttggtgttttgttgataaagcatgtttatgtgttatatgttttgtgttgttgggggttttaggtagtttttgacccctttgagcatatacttgggtgtatgcaagttaaGGAAtggaggtggttgagtttgaggtgaattggtgcattttggcgagaggcagagcaagtttctgccttgctgctgaaacccagcttcggccgccgaagcatggttcggccgccgaatgtgctgaggaggtggcttcggctgcccaagcttgcccccgagcctttggactttcggctctggaggggagttcggccgccgaagatgcccccgaaggttagagactttcaactctggagtgccttttagcccccgaaacttgaccccgaaagggttcggctgccgaaatgtgagattcggccgccgaaggtgcatgagtttcggctctggagaggactttcggccgccgaacctgccgccgaaagtgtcctgtccagccttcctttgcatgctttgcatagatgtttgagtgagtttaaggggattcttggggaggttcATAGAGTCATTCTTGAGTTctcttggtccctcatttgcgtttatctgtgcttacacagaccagaggaaccagagagagcagcagtgagtactgctccagagattacagaacctgcagagtcagtccagaggtgagtggaactaaacttcattCTGTTAATTgagcaatggaatgtttttagcatatttcatgcatcatggttatgcagtaggttgtttgcattagaatccacgaatatgttgcattgcatagttatttgttgatgtgggtgaatgctgaatgatccaatagtcactgagataagtccaggagcctttgcctacgccctggcaggtatagaagtccaggagcctttgactacgccctggcaggtatagtaaagtccaggagcctttgactacgccctggcaatggtaagtacaggtgttatagacacatatacatatatgagacaggaaatctaggtgcctttgactacgccctggtatgagatactgggactatttggtgacaggtttacccttgttgtggattgtctgtgttatgatgcattccataaggtcatgttttcatgatatgttttactgttctactcactgggctatagagctcatcccactcccttaaccccagtcttgcaggttcagtgtacagtaaaCAGTGGGGATCAgtagagtacaggaagagaaaagagttgTGTAATAGAGGTGGACATgtcagttgtgtataaagttagaattgtgcttgacttagtgatgtttgtgttgtaaatcttttgttttgTACATggtctgtatatgtatatgttttacagagtatgtgaaaaaccaggcttaacaggtatgagttaacccatctagagcaagctctagtcaggggtacagagtacagagtacagagtacagagagagtgcatgcacaggttaagccttggtacagagaaaaaagtttttattttcacagaaaatgtatgatcatgtatgagatttacaggtacacagagagcataacaggcttgctacgggttctgacggccttaagccgacctgaatcctagcgccggtgacggtccattttggggtcgttacagtcacAGCTTCTGAAAAGTTGGAGATTCTATCGTCGGGTCCGTCTTAGGTCAAGGGTGGGTTAGTCTCTAGAGTTTGTTTATGGGCAGAGTCTTATCTTTGGACCTTAAAAGCTTTCTTGTAACTGTATGTGTAATCGGCCTtcccattttaaaaaatttaagtattaagtgactatttattgaaaaatttaaGAGTTTTATGTAAACCCTATTTGACTAAAcgtaaatgaattttttaatctaTCTTCTCAAGTATTTAAAATGGATTTTtgcctaaaataaaaaaaaaatagcattCTCTGAAAATGGATTTTGTACATTTATTAATTGATAACAAAAGGGATTTCAACCAACCTTGGAAATTTTCAGTTTAAAACCTTGATTATTACTCATTTGTCCAAaaccttttcttttttgtttcgtTTGGAAAGTTGTAAAAGAAACCTTAATCCATGTGGTGAATTAGTTAATTTGGTCCCCAATCAAAGGAAAGGGTTTAGCTGATTACAGTTGAATTTTGATTATTGTTGTTGAAAATTCATGTAGTTGAGAAGCAATTAAGTATTGATAATCATATCCTTTAATTAAACTCAAAGGTTAATCCTTTTATTTACATAATCAAGCATGAATTAGAACCTAATTTTTTAGACTTGGTATGCAAGATTATAAGATacctaattcatttaatttcaaCACAACAGAATGCAATTTCACCTTCACGACTATATGCTTCTACATCTCTCACTTTGAAATCTGACATTTCTACCCaataaacaaataatttttttttagattgaACTATTTGGTATTTATAATCTATCGattcaattaattttgatttgtgCAAGGTAGGCCAATAAAAGGAATAAAGCACtgccttttaaattttaaaaataccccATATTTAGAacttgaattaaaaattttaaatttctatcaTCTCATCAACATCttcctttaaaaatttattttccataAATTGATGGGCATTCGGTCAGaactgaataaaccgaaaatagaaattttggtatttatgaaaatcgaaccgaattgattttgatcaaaaatcgaatcgaactgaatcggtctgattcgattcgatttaatttttaataactttttattttttacactttatttttaatattttaaaatttaattgaaatattttaaccttaatatgatctaatctctatattattgaaaagaatatactattatcatcactaatcggtttgattcggtttttttaattttttttattaaaatcaaacctAACAGAAATAatcgaaaattttaaaattaaaaatcgaatcaaaccgaaataaataaaaaatcgaatcaaaattataaattaattcgatttttacTTGTTGTAGAAAAGTTTTACAGACGCTATTCAGATAGTGTTATGATTGCGTGGTCACATTTTGCTgctattaattatttagttagcATTAAAGCTAAGATGAATTCATGGCAATATTTCCGGTTGAATTGATGAATGTGGGTCTTTACAAAGCATTTGAAGCCCCCCTCAAATCTTGCCACATACCTCTGAAAGCCTAAAACAGAACTTTCGTCacgaaagaaaataagaaaactgAAAGTGACGTGAAATACTAGACTAGGGTTAGTTAAAACAGTTAGACAGTTTATACATATAAAGCATATGACATACAAAATTTCAACCAACAGCTGAACAAAGGTTCCTTTTTTATGTGCACACATGCAGGGAAGTTATAGAACCGCCgatttcttctccattttctacTCCACCTGTCATGTTCCATTGCAAACTTATTCAACGTTTTTTTTTAATacgttttaaaagtaaaatttattaataaaaataatttaacaataaaataatataaatagaatatatattttatataaagataataattaatttacccATTTTTATAGGAGAGTGATCGTATATTTCTCACAGGATGGAGAGGGTACGTATGCAATGTGAGTCAAAGATAAGGACAAGAGCTTAAAACATGTGAAAATATATGCACTCTTGGGTTGCTTACGCCGAATTCAGCTGGTTTATTGGACGACCTGTCGTTTCATGGTATTATTGGCTGTTATCATGTCAGGTTCTACAATTGTCACGTGAAAGTCAAGAAACATATTTCCCTcttcaatttattttgcttccttaatatttatttcaaagTAATTAATTGGAAACTCTTCATCCTTAATTTTCTTTGGCTTTTAACTTAATTTCTCTGGCAAGGTTGGCCAGTTCCCTCTATTTGACCAAAGAAGATAATTCATTGTTACTGTTTACTGATGGGAAGTCCATACTCCATCTGATTATACTGTTCTAAAATTTCTGTAGACAACGGCTTTCAAAATCCTATATAAACCCCTCAGGCAGTTTCGATTTCCTCACGACTCTCCATATCCCATTCTCTCACTTCACTTCCTCTTCAACATTCTTATCAACCAAACAAGAAATGGCACACACACTTAGCTTTCTTGCTTTCACacttttctccattttcttagCTTCATCATCTCCTTCAATTGCAGGATCAGCACAATACAGTGTGCAGAGCTATGGTGCCAAGCCCGATGGCACAACTGACTCAACCAAGGCCTTTCTTGCTGCATGGGCTCAGGTCTGTGGGTCTTCGGAACCTGCATCTCTTTACGTGCCTTCAGGGAGGTTTTCGCTAGGCAAGGTGACCTTTCAGGGTCCCTGCAAGAACAGTGCCATTCTAGTTACTATCGATGGTACCCTTGTGGCTCCATCAGATTATTCGGCTATCGGTCAAGAAAAAAATTGGCTAATGTTCGAGCATGTTGATGGGGTTACTGTTTCCGGCGGTATACTTGACGGTCAAGGCACCGCCTTGTGGTCTTGCAAAGCCTCCAGGAAGAGTTGCCCCAGTGGCGCAACGGTAAGCTCTACAGTTCAAGCACATGATGACTTATGAAAGAAGTGGGTAGTTATAATGCTCTTGTTTTGTATGGTGCAGTCAATAGAATTTTCCAATTCCAATAACATCGAAATCAACGGATTAGCATCACAAGATAGTCAGAAGTTTCATATTGTCATCAACGGATGCAAGAATGTGAAAGTCCATGATGTGAAAGTCTCTGCGGCTGGCAACAGCCCAAACACCGATGGGATTCACGTTGAACAATCTACTGGTGTCACGATCTTGAATTCCAAGATTGGTACAGGTGATGATTGTGTATCAATTGGCCCTGGCACTACTAATTTATGGATCGAAAATGTTGCTTGTGGACCTGGCCATGGAATCAGGTGAAGAAAATTGTTAATTATTTCATACacgaatatatattatttttcatgttttcttacAATAGGTTACTGAGATTTTTCAAAAATGTGATTGTTCCAGCATTGGAAGTTTAGGCAAGGAACTTGAAGAAGATGGAGTGCAATATGTAACTGTTAAGAGTTGTACATTTTCTGGCACTGAAAATGGTGTGAGGATTAAATCTTGGGGCAGACCCAGCAATGGTTTTGCTAGGAACATTCTTTTCCAACATGCTGTTATGACCAATGTCCAAAACCCTATTCTGATTGATCAAAATTATTGTCCTGACGACAAAAATTGTCCTAACCAGGTATCATCTATAACTCTTTGGACAACTAGAACAACAAAtcactaattattttatatgttgGGCTCCAAATAAATCAATCTACTTGTTGTAATTGGACAGCAATCCGGCATTAAAATTAGTGATGTGACATACCAAGACATCCATGGATCATCAGCAACAGAAGTGGCAGTGAAATTGGACTGTAGCAAAAAGAATCCATGCACTGGGATTGAATTGGAGGATGTGAAACTAACTTACAATAATCGGCCAGCTGAAGCTTCTTGTACTAATGCTGCTGGTACAGTTTCTGGTTTTGTTCAGCCCTCAAGCTGTCTTTAGGAGGGAGGAATGTCTTGTTTCAGGATTTTGAATGACGACAATGCTAGGAGTAAGAAAACTAGCTCATTGAGTCCGTTGAGTTTGGTCTCTGGTTGATTAAATCGGTTTATTGCCCGAGTCTGGCGCTTTTAATTAGGCCCAATTCAGCTTTGTTGGAGCCCGACCCTGCAATGATCTATTGTTTCTATCTCGTTAACTTATTTTGTGAAAAATATTAATCCATTTGTGgcataatttttatccattatttatttttttatattataataatataaattaattattataattttattttatcttatttttaaatttttttaaaatatttcttaatattttataaaatttaatatttttaaaatgagtataattaaaaagtcaataaaaaaattatttttcttaatatatgtaaaaaatcaaagtgaataaaaattataggataaaaaaaagtattttctgTTATTATATTATCTAATTCTTTGcttaatttctataaaaaaattactccaCTTGATTCTAAAATTTGCATTAaaactttttcaattttttaataaatagtcttatgaaattaaataattaatgaactaaCCAAATCCATCTCAAAGAAGATTAGAGCTACAAGGAGGTCGGAGGTCGCAGATTAACTGTTGATAGGAGGGAATTATAGTTaacgatttttttaaatattt
This window harbors:
- the LOC110619762 gene encoding polygalacturonase → MAHTLSFLAFTLFSIFLASSSPSIAGSAQYSVQSYGAKPDGTTDSTKAFLAAWAQVCGSSEPASLYVPSGRFSLGKVTFQGPCKNSAILVTIDGTLVAPSDYSAIGQEKNWLMFEHVDGVTVSGGILDGQGTALWSCKASRKSCPSGATSIEFSNSNNIEINGLASQDSQKFHIVINGCKNVKVHDVKVSAAGNSPNTDGIHVEQSTGVTILNSKIGTGDDCVSIGPGTTNLWIENVACGPGHGISIGSLGKELEEDGVQYVTVKSCTFSGTENGVRIKSWGRPSNGFARNILFQHAVMTNVQNPILIDQNYCPDDKNCPNQQSGIKISDVTYQDIHGSSATEVAVKLDCSKKNPCTGIELEDVKLTYNNRPAEASCTNAAGTVSGFVQPSSCL